In the genome of Falsirhodobacter halotolerans, the window GCCGCAGGCGTCGGGCGCGCCGATGCCCGCATGGGCCAGCACCACCACCAGATCGCACGCCGCGCGCAGGGCGGGCATGTGCCGGCGCAGGGTCGCGACCAGATCGTCCGCCCGCATCCGCCCGTCCAGAAGCGCGCGATCCCAGATCATGACCTGCGTGGGCAGAAGGCCGATCACCCCGATCCGAAGCTGACGCGCCCGACCGGCCCCATCGGTCACCTGCCGCGCCAGAACGGTCCAGTGGGGCACGATCGCCTCCCCCTCGGGGGTGGCGATGTTGGCCGACACCACCGGAAAGTCGGCCCCGGCGATGGCCGCCCGCATCGCGTCCAGACCGAAGTTGAACTCGTGATTGCCCAGCGTGACCGCATCATAGCGCAGATGGTTCATCGCCCGCACCGCCGGATGCCCGCCCCGCCCCGGCACCGGATCGGTCAGCGGGGTGCCCTGCAGAAAATCGCCGTTGTCGAACAGAACCACGTTGGGATGCGCGGACCGCGCCTGCCCGATCAGCGTGGCGATGCGGGCAAGCCCCCCCGCCCCGGTTGGCTGGGCGGCGTGATAATCCCAAGGCCCGATCCAGCCGTGAATGTCGCTGGTGGCCAGAATGCGAAGATCGACATATGCGGGGTCGGGCGCGAAGGGCGCTGGCAGCAAGGACGTGTCTGGCCCGCAAACCCCGGTCATCCGGGGGTATGTCCTGTCGTTGATCGCGCAGTCATGACGACAGGCATGACAAATATGGGGTTGGAGATAAAGGGATATCTTCACCGGCCGCCAAGTTCCCCTCCGCCCCCTTGCCGCCGCCTTGCGCGGATGGAATGACTGGGACGTCAGGGCGCGGCCCTTTTTCCGAACGAGGCGGACAGATGCAGGACGACATGGCCTTTGCAGCAGGCGGGCTGGCGCGCATGGCGCACAGGCGGGCCACGGCCCCGGCGGACTGGGCGGTGGCGCTGCACGGGGGGCAGATCGCGGTGGTGGGCAACCGCCTCCTGGTCCTGCCCGTGGCCGATATGCCGGAAACCGCCGCCCGCCTTTATCTGGGCGAGATCGACGGGCGAAGCCTGCACGCGGTGGATCTGCCCGCGCCCCCCGCCCTGCCCGCCGGGGCCGCGTTCACCGAACTGCGCGCCGCCATGCGGCATCTGCCCCCTGCCGAGGCCGAGGCGGCGGCCACGGCCAAGGCGCTGGCCCATTGGCACCGGATGCACGGCTTCTGTTCGGCCTGCGGGGTGCCTTCGGTCATGGCGGCGGGCGGATGGCACCGCGATTGCCCCGCCTGCGGAACGCGCCATTTTCCCCGCACCGATCCCGTGGTCATCATGCTGGTCCGGCGGGGGGACCGCGCGCTTTTGGGCCGGTCGCCCGGTTGGCGGCCCGGCATGTATTCCTGCCTTGCGGGCTTCGTCGAACCTGGCGAGACGCTGGAGGCCGCCGTCCGGCGCGAGGTGGCCGAGGAAACCGGCGTTGCCGTCGGGGCCGTGCGCTTCGTGCACAGCCAGCCCTGGCCGTTCCCATCCTCGCTGATGCTGGGCTGCGTGGCGGACGCGCTCAGCGATGCGATCACCGTCGACCCGGAGGAGCTGGAGGACGCGTTCTGGGCCGACCGGACCGCCGCCGCCCGCATGATGGCGGGGGCGGACGACACGGTCACCATGCCGGGCGAAGGCACCATCGCGCGCGACCTGATCCTGCGCTGGCTTGCGGATCGGCTGGATTGACCGCACAGTCGTCCCCAACACAGATCAAGGGACATGCATGAAATTCACCAGCCATGCCGACATCGCGGCCCCGCCCGGCTTCGTCTTCGCCGACATGACGGATTTCGAGGGCTGGGAAACCGCCGTTCGCAAACGCAACACCACCCTGTCGCGCAGCGCCGGTCCCATCCGGCCCGGCACGACCTGGGATGCGCGGTTCCGTCTGCGCGGCAAGGACCGGGCGATGACGATCACGCTGGTGTCGGTGGAGCCGGATCG includes:
- the nudC gene encoding NAD(+) diphosphatase; this encodes MAFAAGGLARMAHRRATAPADWAVALHGGQIAVVGNRLLVLPVADMPETAARLYLGEIDGRSLHAVDLPAPPALPAGAAFTELRAAMRHLPPAEAEAAATAKALAHWHRMHGFCSACGVPSVMAAGGWHRDCPACGTRHFPRTDPVVIMLVRRGDRALLGRSPGWRPGMYSCLAGFVEPGETLEAAVRREVAEETGVAVGAVRFVHSQPWPFPSSLMLGCVADALSDAITVDPEELEDAFWADRTAAARMMAGADDTVTMPGEGTIARDLILRWLADRLD